The region TAAAATGCCACATGTAGGAAATTAGAAAAATCCCTTTGCTTATGATATTAGCTTATTTTCCAGTTATTGAGGGTTtgcagatgcatttcttcatACCGCTGAGTTAAAGTCACTGCCAGCTTTCAGTTCTAGTCCTCAAACTAATGTGGAATGTGTTTGCTTCCCAGGTgtgtcacagtgatttacagtgaaaaataaatgtaaggagtGTTAACACCTCTCTGACCTCTCTGATTGTTTCCACAAATGCCATAGCGTATAAGGAAATTTCTCAACCTTTGACAAGGATGTGACTCATTTCAGTCCAGAAACTGTAACTACAGTTGAGCACaagctgcagctgcagaacaAAGGCAACACACATTTGCAAGGAGAGTTGGGTACTTTTCTCTCCTGGTATCCTCTTAAACTGACAGTCATTATGAAATGTAGCTGTCAGTGGTTTCCcaagacaacaaaacacaattaaaatgcCAGAAGTCACAAATAAATTTCATCAGATggtgtcagtttcaggaggcatggtggcacagtggacttcgccgggtcctgctctctggtgagtctggggttcgagtcctgcttggggtgccttgtgatggactggtgtcccatcctgggtgtgtcccctcccccattggccttatgccctgtactgctgggttaggctccggtttgccgcgaccctgcttggaacaatcGGTTTCCCTGTATGTGTCAGTTCTATTTTAGATTGGTTTTTCTTATTCAGACAGGTACATTgtaatataatatgtaatatttttatgaaatatcaCACAGGATCTGAATATGAATACAATACATATTCAAAGCATGACAAATCTGTTTAAACATATTGCTATTTGTGCTCTGCTCTCCAGCTTCCGTCTTGCTCCAGAAGAGCTCCTCTGAACAGCTATGGCAGCCAAGTCAACCCTGCTGAAGGTCATCTTACTAGGCGATGGGGGTGTGGGAAAAAGTTCCATCATGAATCGCTATGTCACTAACAAGTTTGACGCGCAACTGTTTCACACCATCGGCGTGGAGTTCCTCAACAAGGACCTGGAGGTTGACGGCCACCTGGCCACCGTGCAGATCTGGGACACGGCAGGTCAGGAGCGCTTTCGCAGCCTGCGGACGCCCTTCTACCGTGGCTCCGACTGCTGCCTGCTCACCTTCAGTGTGGATGACAGCCAAAGCTTCCTGAACCTGGCCAACTGGAAGAAGGAGTTCATCTATTATGCTGATGTCAAGGAGCCCGAGAACTTCCCCTTCGTGGTGCTAGGTAACAAGATAGATGTGACAGAGAGACAGGTGTCTGCTGAGGATGCCCGGCACTGGTGCCGTGACAACGGCAACCACCCGTACTACGAGACAAGCGCCAAAGATGCCACCAATGTGGCGGCAGCATTCGAGGAGGTAGTACGGCGCGTTCTAGCTGTGGAGGAGCAGGGAGAGAACCTCATCGCCACGGACACAGTGGACCTTCACAGGAAGTCTCGCTCTGGTGGCATTTGCTGTTGATACTGCCTTAGTAACACATGACTCTGGAGCACAGGTTACCCCAGAGGAAAAGGCTGCGGGGCTGTGTTACCCAAACCCTCATCAGCACCATTTGGCATGCAACATTTCATTGTGCCAAAAAGTGTAAATAGTTTAAAGTTTTGCACTAAGGGCGATTTCAAGCAGGTTTCTACAATGGCTGAATTCTGCGGGTATCAAATCTGTGACTTGAGGAGTCAGATTCCAGTCCTTTGCAGTATTTGATAAACAGTGACCAAACATTTTATATCTTAACAGTAACTCAGCAGGACAACAGGTAAGaatgatgaaatatgaagtgtacaacagattttttctttctcccctaTAGTGTTTTTGCTCCTACAGCcaagacattttatttattggaGTTAgaggtattttaaaataatataatgcaTTACAGTCATCATACAAATGTAGAATAAAAGGTAATACTTGCCaactgtaatttattcatttttaagtgTAAACTCTGCACTGGATGAAAATGTATATCCTTAATATATTGTATCATGGCTTTTGGACATAATTTTGGAACATTCAGTTAAATAACTCTTTGTACATGACTTTTTATTGTACTTAGATGAACGTGAACATTGATTCAGCATTTTTATGACAGATGTTGGCCATCATTGAGAATATATGGTGGTTTGAAATCTGCGGTGCCTATATGAATGACTtgatccaaacacacacagcatgcttcatatttttcttttaaaaaagaagattCATTCTGGCAAGAATCAAGCAAGCAATACAGGGAAGGCAGTTGCACATAAACAAATGTATAGTTCAAACCACCACTAATTAATGCTGACCTTTCTTTATTCACATTAAAGAAAACCAGAAGGTGTtgtctgctgtgttttatgttattatattgtatgaaaatggacagttttgtatttttagttgattttttttttctctttaaccCATTGATGTGACTCTGGCTGTAACAACAATTAGCAGTTTGTcacaaatgacacacacaggtTTGAACTTTGTAAGAACGGGTGTTTCACTAGCTGTATGGAGCAGGTATTCCATTTCAGAATACTTGTAAAGATTTTCGGTTTTCATAAATATACTTTTAATAGTCTACATAAGGTTTTAGCCATTTTCCACAGACTGGTGGCCAAATTTCTTAGCTGGTATCCATGCAATCTCACGGTCCGAGAGCGAAAGGCTCATCTGCATGGAAGCAGAATCAATCCGATTTTATTCCATATAAAGCACCAGCGAACCATCGCTGTGCCACGTGCTGCTCATTATTCCCACACCATTATGAGGAAATGGTGAATAATAAGCATAATGAGTCGGTGAAGTGTCCAGCCTCTGGTGGCCTAGCTGCTCAGGGGAAGGACAGGCCTGCATAGGGAAAGTGAGCTCCACGTGCAATAATGgaacaaaaagtaaattacGCACTCGGCGAAAATCTCCGAAACAGTTAGTGCAGGTTAGTGAGTCATGTATAAAGTTCTATGTTTCGTTTCAGTGATGTGGACACACTAGAGCCACAGATCCTTATTTATTAGCATTCCTGGTTGAGCTTCGAACCTGAGCAAGCACATGTTCTTTAGACGGTTGGCTACCCAGTAAAAAGCAAACAGGACGAGATATAATATTAGGGGAATGATCTTGATATTAAACAATCCATTCTTTCTGGTCACTCAGGAGCTGGAACTCGTGCACTCAGCTGTCAAAAGCAGTCAGCCCGCGTTCGTCCAGTAAATTAGTTACATATTGCAACAAAACAGGGTCACAACACCGCTTAATCGTCAGCCAGCGCGGTTATTAATCTCTTGGAACATCTTTTACTTTAATCATTCATTCAGAAGCCAAAGGCGACCCCAATGTCACGTGACCGCACACGACATGAAGTCGCAAAGTGATGACGACACCGCGGCTCCCCGTCCGTCGATGCTGCGTGCGGACCGATTTCAAAATgttgtcttttcttttcctcctgttACATTCCTCTCTAGCAAACGTACTGGACCTAAAGCAGTGAAACGCCtcaataaaacaatgttttgtcGTCTCTGTTGCTGTGCTGCCTCCGTGTGTCCAGCAGGTGTCGCGGTTGTACAGAGGAcgaaaatattgtaacgacccgcgtttgGACGGGAAGATTTGTTTAATATGAacagttgaattgtgggtaaactgTAAATAGAGGGTTCGACCACTAGGGCGATTCATGGGGAAACTAATGCGGTTGACTGTTTTTGGGAGTGTGTTAAAAATGGGTCTGGAGGCGTTAAACAAGCTTGGAAGGCTGATTAGAATCGCAAGTTCTTGGAAAAAGGAGGTCCTCAGATCTAGGGTATTATTTCCCTATCTGCCGGTGTTTAAATAAACGTTCTAGTTGAACGTTGCCTCTACGTTCTGCTTCATCCAAACCCAGCTGCGTGCTCTGTATCAAAGTGCAGTCAAGTGCTGCAATATTATAGTATTGTCTTATATGCATACATTGGACTGACAAAAGCCAATCAATCATTTTGACTTATTAATAGAACTGTCACGTATCATTTAGCTTCAATCATTAGACACAATTATGAAAATTATATGCTAGAtttagtgtgtgcatgtgtgtgattgcattgTAATTGTTGCttaactgtaaaataatgtacaGATTTGTATTTTAAGGAGATGCAGTTTGTGTCAGTTGACTCAGTGTTTTGCACTGGGATTTTAGGTGATAAACTGGTGAGTGTGAGGTATATGCCCTGTGAAATGGCTGTGTGTAAAAAGATGTTTAGATGTGCATTCCTTGGACTCTATGTGTCatactgttttttatttctgggaTTTTGTGGATGAGGGAGGGTGATGATTTGGAGATGGACAATTGCTTTCTTGTTCTCTTGGAGGTGGTATTGCTGACCATGGCTGTTGTCTGGCAAGTGTGGACTCCAGCAGGAAACACTTGGGGAGAAGCTTGACCTCAGACACTTCTGCTGGTCAGCGCCAGGCCTCTTGGCAGCACTGTGTTTCAGCAGACATTGTAGGAAGTAGACTGAAAGGGCAGAAAGAGCCTTCCTCTTACAAGGGCAGAGGGCCAGACACTCACTGCTTTGCTGAGGATGCGGTTCTCTTCCATC is a window of Scleropages formosus chromosome 14, fSclFor1.1, whole genome shotgun sequence DNA encoding:
- the LOC108920496 gene encoding ras-related protein Rab-9A-like, with amino-acid sequence MAAKSTLLKVILLGDGGVGKSSIMNRYVTNKFDAQLFHTIGVEFLNKDLEVDGHLATVQIWDTAGQERFRSLRTPFYRGSDCCLLTFSVDDSQSFLNLANWKKEFIYYADVKEPENFPFVVLGNKIDVTERQVSAEDARHWCRDNGNHPYYETSAKDATNVAAAFEEVVRRVLAVEEQGENLIATDTVDLHRKSRSGGICC